In the Psychromicrobium lacuslunae genome, TCTCAATACTGGGCCGTGGCCCGGAGCCAGAACAATTGCGGCATGTCCGGCAAGTAGCTGCCCGGCAGGCTATTACAGCTCCTTGGCCTCATTGGCTCGCTGAGGACATCGTTGAAGCCTATGCTTCGCTGGGGGTGCAACAACCCTGGCTACATCAGGTTACAGCTGCTGACTTAGCGCACCATGGCCAGCACGTGATCATCGCTACCGGCACCGCCTCCGGAAAATCACTCGCCTATCAACTTCCCGCGCTCAATGCGATTCACACCGCCCAACTCCGCCAAGCCGCCTCACCCGGCCGGATCCTGCCCGACAGCGAGGATGCCGCGGTGTTATATCTCTCGCCCACCAAGGCACTTGCTGCGGATCAATTGGCTTCGCTCCGAGCACTCGGCCTGAGCACGCTTCGCGCCGAAACCTACGACGGAGACACCGATCTGGCTGCCCGACGCTGGATCCGTGATCATGCCAACTTTGTGCTCTGCAACCCGGATATGCTGCACTTCGGTATTTTGCCGAACCACGAATGGTGGTCCCGCTTTTTCAGGAAACTCAAGTACGTCATCATCGATGAGGCCCACGGCTATCGAGGGGTTTTCGGTTCCCACGTCGCTGAAGTGTTACGCCGCCTCCGAAGGATCTGCGCGCATCACGGTTCAGCCCCGGTGTTCATTGCTGCTTCGGCAACAGCAGCGGAGCCGGAACGATCTTTCGGCAGGTTGCTTGGCGAAGCGGTGACAGCTGTTTCGCAAGATTCCTCGCCGCACGGTGCTACTACTATTGCGCTGTGGGAGCCTGCTCTGAGCGACATTGTCGGTGAGAACAATGCCCCCGAGCGGCGAACCAGCATTGCTGAAACCTCCGATCTGCTGGCTAATTTGGTTTCCGCCCACATTCGGACCATTGCTTTCATTCGTTCTAGACGCGGCGCTGAGGCAATATCTGGAAATACCAAAAGGTTGCTGGAGGAGGTCGATGCGAGCCTGCCACATCGTATTGCGGCCTATCGCAGCGGCTATCTGCCAGAGGAGCGTCGAGAGCTGGAGTCCTCGCTTCGCTCCGGCAAACTGCTGGGCGTAGCTAGCACCTCAGCGCTTGAGCTGGGCATTGATATCTCAGGCCTCGACGCGGTGCTGGTGGCCGGCTGGCCGGGTACCAGAGCTTCCCTCTTCCAACAGTTTGGTCGGGCCGGTCGAGCCGGCCAATCCGCCTTAGCGGTCTTTGTCGCCAGTGATGATCCGCTGGACACTTATCTGGTCAATCACCCCGAGGCCATCTTCGACGTTCCGGTCGAGGCCAGTGTGTTCGACCCCGATAATCAGGTGGTGCTCGGCCCGCACCTCTGTGCTGCTGCCGCTGAGCTCCCTCTTGGCCCCGCCGATCTCGAGCTATTCGGCCCGAACAGCGAACAGACTCTCGATCAGCTAGTCGCCGACGGATATTTGCGACGGCGGCCCGCGGGCTGGTTCTGGACTCATTCAGAAAACCCTTCGGCGATGATTAACCTTCGTTCACAGGGTGGCGGTCCACTGAATATTGTCGAAGCGGATACTGGCACGGTGTTGGGCACCATTGGCTCTGAACAATCCCACTATCAGGCCCATGTTGGGGCGGTCTATCTCCACCAAGGTTCAACCTATCTCGTCGAAGAGTTGAATGAAGCGGAACATTATTTAGTGGTCCGACGAGCGTGGCCGGACTACTACACCACCGCCCGTGATCTGACCCAAATCGAGGTACTGCGCGATCTACGCCAAAAAAGCTGGGGACCGGTGACCCTTCATTTCGGCGAGGTGCAGGTGAAAACTCAGGTGGTCTCCTTTCAACGTAAATCCCTAGTTTCAAACGAGGTCCTCGGTGAGGAGCCATTGAGTTTGGAGCCAAGAGATCTCAACACCAAAGCTTTCTGGTTCACCGTGGATGCTTCCCATCTAGTCGCTCAAGGCTTGGCTCAGTCGCGCTTCCCCGGGAGCTTGCATGCCGCCGAGCACGCCGCCATCGGTTTGCTACCGCTGGTGGCTTCTAGCGATCGTTGGGATGTCGGCGGAGTATCAACCGCCTTGCATGCCGATACCGGTGCCCCCACAGTCTTTGTTTACGACGGACATCCTGGTGGGGCTGGCTTCTCCGAACGCGGTTATGAAACGGCGAAAACCTGGTTGCAAGCGACCCACGATGCCATCCTGGCCTGCGAATGTGAATATGGTTGCCCTTCCTGTGTGCAGTCACCGAAATGCGGCAATAAGAATAATCCGCTCGACAAGGCGGGCGCGATCGAGCTCCTTAAGATCCTGCTGCGCGACGCTGCTTAGCCGGGCTAAGCCGGTTGGCTCGGCGGTCCAGCTCGGGCCTGCACGGTGACTTGTTGGTAGAAAACGGAGAGCGGTGCGGAAAACTGCACCGAAGCGCTCACTCTTACCGTGTCGAACATCGGCCCCTGCACCTCGCAGAAGTTCAACACCGCTCCGTGGCGACTTGCAACCGAATCGGCCACCTGGCACGGCTCCCCAGGGCTGAGCCCCCGAGCGGCGTCCGCGGCAGCCAATGCTGCCAAATCGGCTGCACTGGCCGCCCGCTGGTAACCGGAAACAGCCTGCGACAATAAGGACAACGCACAAATTAAGACCATCGCAGCGATGCCCAGCCCGATCGCAAGCACCGTCCCGGAGCCACGTTGCGTAATGGCAAGCAGCGCAGCTGAGCCGGTGCGAGACTTCATCGGGCGCTACTAATACTTGGCTGTTCCGGCGGAGAGAACTGCTCAAGCTGCGCACTAGCCTGAGCATTCAACCGCCAGGCCAGCACGCTAGCAAAGGGGCCTCTTGCGGTTGCCGACACCGTAACGGTGACAAAGCCCTCCGTGCTGGAGACTGTCACGCTGGCGTCCTGCCCGATAATGGTCCTGGCCGCCTGCACCGTGCCAGCGGTGGTTTCTCCGCGGGCGGCTTGGCGTGCCCCAGCCCGAGCAGCATCGTCAAGTCTCAGCTGAGTCAAACCCAGCTGAGCGGTGAACACAATAATCGCGAAAAGCATGGTGATCACCGGCAGTAGGACCGCGAGTTCTGCCGTCACCGAGCCCCGCTCAACCGAGGTTGAGCGCATTGCGAATAATCGTTAGCAGGAACCCTCGCACCTCGTCGCTGCGAAGTATCACCACCAGCAGCCCCGCGAAACCAACTGCGGCCAGCGTCGCAATGGCATACTCAGCGGTGGCCATGCCTAGTTCGCTTCGACGCAGTCGCACCGCCTCGTCCCAAGGCCGAGTTGACGATGAGCTAGCTGCACCGGGAAAGATCTCGTGTACATTTTCCTGCACTTTCGCTTGGGCCCCCGAAACGGCCGCGGATCTAATGCTCATGGTTGGTTTCCTTTCAATGGTGTTGGTCGATTACTTGTTCGGTAGCTCTCAACGCGTCATGTATTAGCCGCGCCCCGGTAACAGCGCAAGTACCAGTGGAACCACGCCGAGGCAAAAGAATGCAGGCAGAGCCGTCAGTCCCATTGGCAGCACTAGGCGTACCCCGAGTGCCGCAGCCTGACGCTGTAGCTCTCTCTGCGCCTGCCGCCTCCTGCTCGCGGCCTCCTGGCGTAATAACAGCGACGAAGACGTTCCACTGAGCGCCACAAAACTCAAAGAATCCGCCAAGTCGTGAAGCGCGGTATCACTGTTTGCCTGAGCTTTTACTTGGCTTTTTACTTGGGCTTTTACTTGATCTTCTTTCTGCCACCAGGCCTGCCATGCTTGCTGCCAACTGCTGCCGGTACGTAATGCCGATGCCACCGCAGCCAAGCCTTTCCCAAAGGCCCCCTCACTGACAGAGGCTAGGTACATCAGTCCGGTCTGCAGGGCGTTGCCAGCGTCGAGCATGCTCGCCAAAAGATCCAAGCTGACCGCCACTTCGGCAGAAGATACCGGTCTTTTCGGTTTCCTCGACGGCTTTCGACTGCTTGTCAGGGGCCGGTCTAAAGGCCAGAAAAGCAGCGTTGCGGCAAGACAGCAGAGAGAAAAGACCATCGTCCTAAGCCACCTGACTCGCTCGTCGAATCAGTCCGGATACCCACACCCGACAGCTCAGGCTCAAAATGATGCCGGCACAGAGCGCAGAAGTCCCCCACGGGGGAGACAGCAACGCGGCAAGCGGATCCACCCCCATCAAGTAACCGCAGCCGAACCCCAATAACGGAAGCCAGGCCAGCAATTTCGCTGTCGCCTTTGGACCGGCGAGTGCGGTGACACGGAGGCTCGCAATATCTATCTGCTGTTCTAAGTGTCCGGCTAGATTCTCAAGCAAACCCGCCAGCGGGGTTCCACTCCGCTCTGAAACTCTGAGGCATCTAGCAAGCTCGGTCGCCCCTTGCAGTGCCAAAGGTTCAGCCTGAGCTGGCCAATTCTTTGGCTCCAGTGCGGCGGCCGGTGAGATCCCCAATGCGGCGAGCGCCGCTGCCTTGTGTAAGAGTCGCTTGAGCGCCTCCGATTTAACACCCAGCGCTGCCTGGTGCCACACTTCGAAGTCGGTTCGGCCAGCGCGGAGCAAAAGCGCCAATTTACGGAACACCTCCAATAGTTCGATACCGCTCACCGCCGTCGGCCGCAGTTGTCGCTGGGAAACGGCCGAGCAGCGAGCATGTCTGTTTGCCCGGATCCGTTGAGCCCCCGACAAGAGCACGCAGGCGGTAGCAGAAAGCAAAAAGATGGTCATTGGCGTAGTTTCTTCCGCAGCTGCGGCCAAGCGGTTCCATGCCGAAGCTCGCCCGGCGAATACTCTGCCGCCAATTCCACTCCTAGTACCCCCGATGCCAACGTGAACATGCCAATTTCACTGAGTCTGCGCCCTTCTGGGGCGTTCTCTAGATGCAGCACCACATCAATGGCACTGGCTGCTTGCACCGCGACAGCCTGCGGACTGAGGCCAGCGAGTGAACCCAGGGATTGGAGTCGGGCAGGCACGTCCCTAGCGCTATTGGCATGCACAGTACCTCCGCCAATGTGCCCGGTGTTGAGCGCAGTCAGCAGCTCGCGTACTTCAGCGCCACGGCACTCCCCCACAATGAGCCGATCTGGGTTCATCCGCAGCGCCTCATGGATAAGTTGGCTCATCACAACTCCCCCACTACCCTCAATATTTGGCGCTCGACTCTGCAACTGAAGTATCTGTGGATGTTCTGCGTTCAGTTCCGCGGTGTCCTCGACGAGCACGATTCTTTGATTTCTCGGACAGAGCCCCAGCAGTGTACTCAGCAAGGTGGTCTTTCCCGAACCGGTCGCTCCGCTAATCAGTACGTTCAGTCCTTGCATGACCAGATTTTTCACCAGATCAGCGCTTTGCGGGCAGAGCATCCCGCAAGAAATCAGCTCAGCCAGTTGAAAGGCTCGAAGCCTGGCGATTCTAATCGAAATCAAGGTTCCGCGAGCTGAGATCGGTGGCATTACCGCGTGCACCCGAATTCCCCCGGGCAACTGGACATCGGCATAGGGCACAACATCGTCGAGCCTTTTTCCGGCAGCAGCCGCTAAACGCTTCGCCAATGCCAGCACCTGAGCTTCATCAACGAAGTGCAGGTCGGTTTTCGTCAGACCTGAGCTATCGCGCAGCCAAACCTCCTGCGGTGAATTGACGAAAATGTCAGTCACCTCTCTGCGGTTGAGAAATGACTGTAGCGGTCCCAGGCCAGTCAGCTCAGCTTTTATCCGGTCTGCGGCAATCAGCGATCCGGTAGCCCCTAATAGATGGCCGGTGGATCTGAGCGCTGCGGCAACCCTAGCCGTGGTCACTGGCTCAAGGTCGAGAGTGAGCTCGGTTCTCACGTCGTCCAGAAGCTGCTCATCCTGGCTCAGCGTTTGGACAGTTTCGCGGTGCTTCATCGTTCCCGCCCGTCCATCACGGCAAGCAGCGCAGAACTCAGCCGCCTGAGCGTTCGGTGGCCTGCATAGCTCGGCAGAGTTCCCTGCTCGGCGGCGGAGCGGACGCCGGGTATGCTGGCGACTCTGCCCAGCAGGGGTGCCTCAAGATAGTTGGCAATTAGTTCGGCATCTAGCCCCTCGGGCATACCACCTCGCAACACCAGATAAGGACGCTCGGTCGGCAGGGCATCAAGCAGCCGACGCGTGGCCGCCATGGCGAGCAGATTGGCCGGCAATACACACAGCAGCAGGTCAGCCCGCAAGACAAAGTTCTCCTGCGTCTCTCGGCTCCGCCCCGGATCTGTCAGCACAATATCGAAACCACGACGAGCCGCGTCGATAACAGCCGCCGCGGATCGTTGCAGCACCCTGATACCTGCTTCACCTCCGGGCTGTGCCGAGTTACCAAAACCAAGCACCGGTGATGATGCTAGCTCAGGGAGTGCCTCCGCGAACTCGCTAGGATTCAAACTTCCCGAGCTCGCCGCTAGGCCCTGCCAGTTCAGTCCATCCGGCGGGTTCGGAGCCAAGCTCGATTCGACTCCCGCACCCCACGGATCGGCATCAACGAGCAAGGAGGAGCGACCGAGCCGGTTTAATTGCAGAGCTAATAATGCGCTCAGCGTGGTTGCCCCCGCGCCCCCGCAACCGCCCAGTATCGTTACCATTCGGCCGCGTGAGCGCTCGGCATGCAGACCGCTGAGAAACTCAACCAACCAGGTAGCGGCTTTGGGCATTGGAGCCACCCGGTCAATGCCTAGGCTGGCGGCGGCTAGCCACAACTCGGCCTCTTCATCGTCCCGTCCGACTAAAAGGGTCGGGGTGTCATCATGCCGCCAAGACCGTTGAGGCAAGGACTGCAGGTCGACTACCAGCGCGGAAATTGTGGCCGCGTTGAGCGATCCCACAACGAAGTCCGCTCCGGCTGCGGCTAACGCCGCCTCAACCTGAGCACGCAGCTCTGCGGTCGCGATTAGCAGTTGCACCGGGGCTGGTGGTTTGCGCGGACTTATCGCTGCGGTTGTTGCTGGCATGGGTCCAGCTTGTTCGCACGGTAAGCGTATTGGAAGAACCGGATCGCTAGTTGTGGGGTAACTACCGAAATCTGGTTCTTGTGGAGGATGAGACGGCTCATCGAATCGCAAAATCATCGCTGACAGAACTTCCCGGACAGAAGTTGTCCGGGTTACCGAATTGTCGGCTCCGCCAATTCGTCGAAGCTCACTCAGAAGGCGGCACAATTGAAGGATGTATATGTTGCTGGCTGAGGCCGAAGGTGCCGAAGTCGCATTGCTGCCGCTGGATGCGGCGGGCCTCCCGCAATCCAGCGCCCGCCTGGTGCGCCCGGAGCAGCTAGCCGAGATCGTCCGTGAGGTCGAAGCACGGCGGAGACCTCGCTGGGTATGGGAACGCGCCCAGCACTGGTACCCCGCTCTGCTGGCAGCGGGAGTCAGTCTTGAACGCTGCCACGACCTGGCGCTCTGCCGGCCTATCCTAGCTGGCTCAGAATTCACGCTGAAGACCAGTTACCCGCGGGAATATGCGCCGACCGAGGAACCTCTTGAACCGCCGGTCAGGATTGCCGTCGACCCTGCGCAAGGAAGCCTTTTCACCGAATTCGATCGGCCTGTCACACGCCGCGGCCAAACTGTCGAGGAACTCAGCGCGGAGCTCCAACTGCAGTTGAAAACGGTCAGCGATTCCCAGTTCCCGGCACGCCTGCAACTACTCCTGGCAGCCGAATCAGCTGGCGCCCTAGTCGCCGCCGAGATGCAGTATGCCGGCGTGCCCTGGCGCGTTGATCTGCATGAAAAGCTATTGGAGGAAACTCTCGGCCCCAGGCCAACGAACAACAACATCGTGCCGCAGAGACCGGCAAAAATGGAAGCGCTGGTGCGAGAGATTTCCGAAAAACTCGGCAGCGCGGGCTTCAACCCCGACTCACCCCAGGAGCTAATCCGTGCCCTGCACCGCGCCGGGATCGAGGTGAAAACCACCCGCAGCTGGGAGCTGGAAAAATCTAAGCACCCGGCCATCGCACCGCTACTGGCCTATAAAAAACTCTCCCGGTTATTCAGCGCCAATGGTTGGGCCTGGCTTGATCAGTGGGTGCTTGATGGCCGGTTTAGACCCGAGTACGTGGTGGGTGGCGTGGTCTCTGGCCGATGGGCCTCAAGGGGCGGTGGCGCCCTGCAAATCCCCAAACAAGTTCGTGGTGCGGTGCATGCCGATCCGGGTTACAAACTCATTGTGGCGGACGCCGCGCAGCTAGAGCCACGGGTACTCACCGCTTTGGCGCAAGATCGCAAAATGGCTGAAGCCGCCCAAGACCACGACCTTTACACCGGTATTGCTGCCCAAGGGTTCGGCGGCGATCGCAGCAAGGCAAAAATCGCCCTGCTCGGCGCAATGTATGGCGCAACCACCGGCGAATCTGGACGGCTGATGCCACAACTGAGCCGAACCTACCCCCGGGCGGTTGGCTTGGTCGAGGCAGCGGCACGGTCCGGCGAACGAGGTGAGATTGTCACCACCAGGCTAGGCCGAAGCTGCCCGGCACCCTCCGAGAGATGGCTGAAGGCGCAACGCACCACCACCGAGCAAGAGCAACGCTGGGCCGATAACCTGGCACGTTCCCGGGGCCGCTTCACCCGTAACTTCGTGGTCCAAGGCTCCGCTGCTGAATGGGCGTCTTGCTGGCTCGCCGAGCTCCGCCGCAGATTGCGAGCGCGGCCAGAGCTGGCCGCCGAAATGGTATTTTTCCTACACGACGAGGTGATGGTGCACTGCCCGGAAACCTCAGTCACCGACGTGAGCTTGCTGGTTGAAGAGGCAGCTAGCGCCGCCAAGGAACTGCTGTTTGGTAACGCTCCCATCAACTTCCCGGTCAGCCTTGCCGTCGTTGACCACTACGACCAGGCCAAATAAAGGTCACTGGCTAAAGGCTTCTTCCAACGGACTACTTTGAAACCCGTTGGACACTCAGAGTCGATTTAGATACGATACGATACGTGCCGTATCTAAATAAAGATCAGACAGCTTCCGCCAACCTGGCAGGTAGGCCTCGGGATCAGGCCCGGGAGGCAGAAATCTTGCGTGTCACCCTAGAGGTGTTGGCCGAGCACGGTTACGACAAGTTGAGTTTTGAAGAGGTGGCTCGGCGCGCCAAGGCTTCGAAGGCAACTCTGTACCGCCGTTGGGCTGGTAAGCGTGAGATGGTGGTGGCAGCGATAAAGGCGGGACCGGCCTCCAGCCATCACGGTGCCGCAGCTATCGACACCGGCACCCTGCGCGGAGACCTTTTAGCCTTGACCGAACGGCTCAACGCCACGCTGCAGGCTAGCGACGGTTCGATGAGTTTGATGTTATTACAGGCCGGCCTTGAGGACGCCGAGCTGTGCGAATACCTCGAAACCGCAACTGGCCCGACCGGCGCGAGGCTACCCGACTCGATCCTGCAGGCAGCCATCCAGCGGGGCGAACTTCCAGCCCACGCCTCCCCCTTTAGCTATGAAGAAGTAGCCGGTGCGGCATTGCTATTACGCAAACTCAACGGGCTAAGGACCGATCGCGCCTACCTTGAACAACTCATCGACGCGGTGCTGATCCCCGCGCTCCAGACGAAGCATGAGCTACCACCACACGCCGCGCCGGGCATCTTTTCCGGCGCGCCCAAAACAGCCCAGGCAACCCATTAACGT is a window encoding:
- a CDS encoding DEAD/DEAH box helicase; its protein translation is MNPDTPLLSILGRGPEPEQLRHVRQVAARQAITAPWPHWLAEDIVEAYASLGVQQPWLHQVTAADLAHHGQHVIIATGTASGKSLAYQLPALNAIHTAQLRQAASPGRILPDSEDAAVLYLSPTKALAADQLASLRALGLSTLRAETYDGDTDLAARRWIRDHANFVLCNPDMLHFGILPNHEWWSRFFRKLKYVIIDEAHGYRGVFGSHVAEVLRRLRRICAHHGSAPVFIAASATAAEPERSFGRLLGEAVTAVSQDSSPHGATTIALWEPALSDIVGENNAPERRTSIAETSDLLANLVSAHIRTIAFIRSRRGAEAISGNTKRLLEEVDASLPHRIAAYRSGYLPEERRELESSLRSGKLLGVASTSALELGIDISGLDAVLVAGWPGTRASLFQQFGRAGRAGQSALAVFVASDDPLDTYLVNHPEAIFDVPVEASVFDPDNQVVLGPHLCAAAAELPLGPADLELFGPNSEQTLDQLVADGYLRRRPAGWFWTHSENPSAMINLRSQGGGPLNIVEADTGTVLGTIGSEQSHYQAHVGAVYLHQGSTYLVEELNEAEHYLVVRRAWPDYYTTARDLTQIEVLRDLRQKSWGPVTLHFGEVQVKTQVVSFQRKSLVSNEVLGEEPLSLEPRDLNTKAFWFTVDASHLVAQGLAQSRFPGSLHAAEHAAIGLLPLVASSDRWDVGGVSTALHADTGAPTVFVYDGHPGGAGFSERGYETAKTWLQATHDAILACECEYGCPSCVQSPKCGNKNNPLDKAGAIELLKILLRDAA
- a CDS encoding Rv3654c family TadE-like protein; translation: MKSRTGSAALLAITQRGSGTVLAIGLGIAAMVLICALSLLSQAVSGYQRAASAADLAALAAADAARGLSPGEPCQVADSVASRHGAVLNFCEVQGPMFDTVRVSASVQFSAPLSVFYQQVTVQARAGPPSQPA
- a CDS encoding TadE family type IV pilus minor pilin, which produces MRSTSVERGSVTAELAVLLPVITMLFAIIVFTAQLGLTQLRLDDAARAGARQAARGETTAGTVQAARTIIGQDASVTVSSTEGFVTVTVSATARGPFASVLAWRLNAQASAQLEQFSPPEQPSISSAR
- a CDS encoding DUF4244 domain-containing protein, whose product is MSIRSAAVSGAQAKVQENVHEIFPGAASSSSTRPWDEAVRLRRSELGMATAEYAIATLAAVGFAGLLVVILRSDEVRGFLLTIIRNALNLG
- a CDS encoding type II secretion system F family protein, which codes for MAVSLDLLASMLDAGNALQTGLMYLASVSEGAFGKGLAAVASALRTGSSWQQAWQAWWQKEDQVKAQVKSQVKAQANSDTALHDLADSLSFVALSGTSSSLLLRQEAASRRRQAQRELQRQAAALGVRLVLPMGLTALPAFFCLGVVPLVLALLPGRG
- a CDS encoding type II secretion system F family protein, with the protein product MTIFLLSATACVLLSGAQRIRANRHARCSAVSQRQLRPTAVSGIELLEVFRKLALLLRAGRTDFEVWHQAALGVKSEALKRLLHKAAALAALGISPAAALEPKNWPAQAEPLALQGATELARCLRVSERSGTPLAGLLENLAGHLEQQIDIASLRVTALAGPKATAKLLAWLPLLGFGCGYLMGVDPLAALLSPPWGTSALCAGIILSLSCRVWVSGLIRRASQVA
- a CDS encoding TadA family conjugal transfer-associated ATPase; protein product: MKHRETVQTLSQDEQLLDDVRTELTLDLEPVTTARVAAALRSTGHLLGATGSLIAADRIKAELTGLGPLQSFLNRREVTDIFVNSPQEVWLRDSSGLTKTDLHFVDEAQVLALAKRLAAAAGKRLDDVVPYADVQLPGGIRVHAVMPPISARGTLISIRIARLRAFQLAELISCGMLCPQSADLVKNLVMQGLNVLISGATGSGKTTLLSTLLGLCPRNQRIVLVEDTAELNAEHPQILQLQSRAPNIEGSGGVVMSQLIHEALRMNPDRLIVGECRGAEVRELLTALNTGHIGGGTVHANSARDVPARLQSLGSLAGLSPQAVAVQAASAIDVVLHLENAPEGRRLSEIGMFTLASGVLGVELAAEYSPGELRHGTAWPQLRKKLRQ
- the ssd gene encoding septum site-determining protein Ssd, with amino-acid sequence MPATTAAISPRKPPAPVQLLIATAELRAQVEAALAAAGADFVVGSLNAATISALVVDLQSLPQRSWRHDDTPTLLVGRDDEEAELWLAAASLGIDRVAPMPKAATWLVEFLSGLHAERSRGRMVTILGGCGGAGATTLSALLALQLNRLGRSSLLVDADPWGAGVESSLAPNPPDGLNWQGLAASSGSLNPSEFAEALPELASSPVLGFGNSAQPGGEAGIRVLQRSAAAVIDAARRGFDIVLTDPGRSRETQENFVLRADLLLCVLPANLLAMAATRRLLDALPTERPYLVLRGGMPEGLDAELIANYLEAPLLGRVASIPGVRSAAEQGTLPSYAGHRTLRRLSSALLAVMDGRER
- a CDS encoding bifunctional 3'-5' exonuclease/DNA polymerase; the encoded protein is MYMLLAEAEGAEVALLPLDAAGLPQSSARLVRPEQLAEIVREVEARRRPRWVWERAQHWYPALLAAGVSLERCHDLALCRPILAGSEFTLKTSYPREYAPTEEPLEPPVRIAVDPAQGSLFTEFDRPVTRRGQTVEELSAELQLQLKTVSDSQFPARLQLLLAAESAGALVAAEMQYAGVPWRVDLHEKLLEETLGPRPTNNNIVPQRPAKMEALVREISEKLGSAGFNPDSPQELIRALHRAGIEVKTTRSWELEKSKHPAIAPLLAYKKLSRLFSANGWAWLDQWVLDGRFRPEYVVGGVVSGRWASRGGGALQIPKQVRGAVHADPGYKLIVADAAQLEPRVLTALAQDRKMAEAAQDHDLYTGIAAQGFGGDRSKAKIALLGAMYGATTGESGRLMPQLSRTYPRAVGLVEAAARSGERGEIVTTRLGRSCPAPSERWLKAQRTTTEQEQRWADNLARSRGRFTRNFVVQGSAAEWASCWLAELRRRLRARPELAAEMVFFLHDEVMVHCPETSVTDVSLLVEEAASAAKELLFGNAPINFPVSLAVVDHYDQAK
- a CDS encoding TetR/AcrR family transcriptional regulator, which codes for MPYLNKDQTASANLAGRPRDQAREAEILRVTLEVLAEHGYDKLSFEEVARRAKASKATLYRRWAGKREMVVAAIKAGPASSHHGAAAIDTGTLRGDLLALTERLNATLQASDGSMSLMLLQAGLEDAELCEYLETATGPTGARLPDSILQAAIQRGELPAHASPFSYEEVAGAALLLRKLNGLRTDRAYLEQLIDAVLIPALQTKHELPPHAAPGIFSGAPKTAQATH